The nucleotide window CCCTCGTACATGAGCGCCTGTAGCGGCGTCACCTCTGTGAGCCGTTCGCGGAGAAGGATGGTCACCGCTTCACGTCCCTCCGATGTCTCGTAGCGCTCGACAACGTCGACAGCGGTAACAGAGTCGTACGCCCGAATCGTCTCGAGGACAGCCTCGCAGTCGCGTGCCTCGATTGCGAGCATGCCAATGTACCGGTTGTTCCGAAACGTGGAGGCGATGAACTCACCGAAAATACGGTGCCCCACTAATTCTGCAGTCCAGTCCCCTTTGTATTGGACGCATACCTTTGCTGTGAGCATGGTTCACATTGTGGTGAATCGGTCGTAAAAACCCCTCTATCTCCGGTGAATTGCCTCGGGGTCAAGCCCCGAGGCACTCTGCCTTGAAATCTGTAGAAAGGCCGCTACCACAGTGTAGTCAATCTCGAGACGGGCACAGACGGATCGGTAAGCTGTTCGACGCTGTCGGAGACAACTGTCGATGAGAGAGTTGGAACGACAAGTCGTCGGGCTTTCTGCAGTTGTGCTGTCTTGGAAAGCGGGCTTTCACGGGAGCCGCGTGCGCGCGTCACTGGTGATGAGTATGTTTTGCTAGGCGTCTCGATATCGACACGAGCCAGACATTCGCTGGGGAAGCGAGCATCTATATCGTCGTCGACAACGAGATCGACACGCTCGGTAAGGGCAAGCACCTCTGGATCAGTTCGCACCGCTGTCGTGTGTTCGGTTTGTGTAAATTGACCCCGAACGAGTGCGGCTGCGACTGGATATGGGTATGAGTACTGGGCTTCTTCTGGACTCGCGGGTGTGCGAGTCCGTAAGTGCGTCGCCTCCTCAAATGTCGAAACACGAATCGTCTCGACGTGTTCGGGAGGAATGCTCTGCTCGTCAGTCAATGTGAGGACAGCTTCCACCCCAGGTTGCGCCCATCGACAGCATGGATATGGCTTGAGATATCCTCTCGTCACGTGGAAGCGATCTCCGAGTGTCTCGAGAGCATCGCTTACGTCGAATATTGTCTTGGACCCAGTAAAGCCAGCAGCGGCAAGTTGTGCGGCGACATACCCTGTATGAGCACTCCATCCAACACCGTCTTTTGTCATCGCGGGATTTTCGACACCACGCATGATCGGTGTCCGTGGAGCATGGTACTCGGCAACACTGAGTGCGTGCGCCGTCTGTTCTTGCTTGAGGTCAAGTAGTCGGGAAACCGCCGCAGCAGCTCCAAGCGCACCCCAGGATCCGGTTCCCGTATAGACGTCATCAGTGGCGTGGATTGCCAGTCCAGTGCGGACCGCGAGTTCGTACCCGATGAAGACGGCATCGAGAAACTCTCCAATCGATGCGTCGACCGCCTCTGCAGCGGCGAGTGCTGGTGGCACGACAACAGCGGCTGGATGCCCTTTGACCTCGCGGTGTCCATCGTCGATATCGAGAGCGTTCGCTGCGACGCCGTTGGCGAGTGCTGCACCTTCGGCCGCGATTGTCGTGTTTGATCCGTCTAGAAGGCTTGCTCTCGGAAGTGACGACTGACCGTTGCAGTGTGTTGTCGCATATTCTCGAGCGATGTCGACACCCTCCTGTCGATAACCCGCTGTTATCGCCGCAAGCGTATCGAGGACGCGAGTTCGTACCTGTTCTGTCACCTCCTCTGGTGTATCAGTGAGTGTTGCTGACTGGACGAACTCCGCCGCTTGGTATGTGCTCATCAGAGGTAGACGACAACCTGTTGATCCTCCACGTCAACGGTGTAGGTGTCGACTGGAGGCTCGTCACCCTCAATGGCAGCCCCACAATCACAGCCACCATCAGTGTCCACCGACGACGCGTCATCACGAGAGGGTTCGACTTCTGTTTCGAATGATCGAGCACGAACCTTGTGTGGGTTGAAAACAGATTCACCCGTCTCGATGTCGAACTCCCAGCCGTGCCACGGACAGCGCAAGATATGACCGTCGTCTTCCCATTTGACACAGCCTGGTTCCGTTGCCGATGTTGTCCCAGTTACCTTGCCCTGACATAGTGGCGCCCGCTGATGTGGACAGTCGTTCTTGAGCGCATAATACTCCCCATCGACGTTAAATACGCCAATCGAGTGGCCATTCAGTTCGACGATGGTGCGATCGCCGGGTGGCAGTTCGTCGGTCGAGCAGATTTCGAATCGGTTATTCATTGAATCACGTCCTGTCCGTCGGAAGGCTCTCGGGATCGTCTGGGAGTCCGTACAATTCCTGTGCGTTGCCAGCCATCACTGCTTGTTCCAGTTCGTCTGGCATTGGGGGAAGCGCATACAGTGGTGAATCCGTATCCCAGTGGGGGTAGTCACTGGCGAACATCACTGTGTCCTTTGCGTGCATCATCTCCAGAATCTGGAGGAGGTGTTCGGGATTGTTTGGTTCCTCAATCGGCTGGGTGGTAAAGCGCACCTGATCACGAATGTATTCGCTCGGTGGCTTTTGCAGATAGGGAACCTGCGCTCGGAGTGCTTTCCAATTTTTATCCATCCGCCAGAGGAAGTGTGGTACCCAGCTGAGGCCACCTTCGATGACGACGAAGCTGAGATCGGGGAACTTTGCGAGGACGCCCTCCGCAACGAGACTCACGAGCTGTCCCATCGCATACGTGCCAAGGAGTGTGTGCCACTCGAAGTACGTGTTTGGATGGCCCGCTCCGGTTGGCGGACGGGTAACACCGTGACCCTCCGTGTACGGGTGCATCGCGATAGGGAGGCCCATCTCCTCGGCGGCTTCGTACATCGGCCAGTAGTGTTCGTGACCATAGGGGAGCTGCGACGCCATTGGCATCACGACCTGGACGACGCGTGGGTGATCTCCCAGCTCGCGAATCATTTCTGCCATCCGATTCGGTTTCTGCGGTGCAGCGAGCAGTGATCCGACGAATGGTCCTCCCTCCGAGAGCCAGTTGTCAATAACCCACTTGTTGTTCGCTATTGCAAGCTCAGCCGCGTAGTCACGGTTTGGAAGGGCAGTGAGATTGAGATAGGAGTTCCCCGTCAAAATGGCGTAATCGACGCCAAATTCCTCGAGGTGATGAGTTTTCATTTTCTCGACGCTCGATCCTGCTGGCCCTCCATCGTCCGGCACCGCGTCACGACGTGAGAATTCTGCGACGTTGTCATACAGGATATCGGGTGCCTGCACGCCGCGATCTCGATACTGCTTCGGGAGGTACTCGACGAGTTCTTGTGGATCCGCCCATTTCTGGTGGATGTCACAATCGATAAGCGTGGGACTGGTTTGGTCCGACGCTGTCGAGTGAGTAGTTTGCTGTCCTGACATTGGTACGATAACGCTAAACAGTACCAATTGGGTAAGTCTCCGGTCGAACTTGTATCGGGTATTTATACGCTGAACAGGCGCAATACCACGCCCTTCAGGGCGTGGATACGCGCCGTCAATTGATGCAACAATCCACCGCCTGTTGCATGGCCGGATATTCTATACTGAATCGGATCTATTATGTTCTCGGGTTTCATAACTGGTTATGAGTCCAGAATCCGATGCGAACCCACCGAACATTCGAGGCGTCGATCACGAACCCACGGCAGGTGAGTGACGACCTCGATCAACTCGGACGGGCTGCATCGAAGCTCTGGAACGTCGGTCGCTACTACGCACAAGAGCAGTGGGACGAAACGGGCGAGATCCCCGATGACGGGGAACTCAAATCCGAACTCAAAGGTCACGAACGCTACACGGACCTTCATTCTCAATCCAGTCAGCGCGTTCTCGAAGAACTCGCTGAAGCGTTCAACGGCTGGTTCGCAAAGCGTCGGAACGGCGATAGCCGTGCCCGACCGCCCGGCTACCGCAAGCGCGGTGATTCCCACCCGCGTTCTACTGTGTCGTTCAAAGCGGCTGGCTTCAAGCAGGATGCACAGTTCAACCGCGTTCGCCTCTCGAAAGGACGGAACCTGAAGGAACACCGCTCGGACTTCGTGCTGTGCGAGTACGAGCTGCGTCCTGACGTAGACCTCTCCGAGTGGGACATCCAACAGGTTCGGGCCGTCCACAAGTACGACGAGTGGCGACTCCACTTCATCTGCCGAAAGTCGATTGATCCCGAACCACCGGGAGACGAAACTGCCGGGATCGACCTCGGCATCTCGAACGTTGCCGCGCTTTCGTTCGGTGGTGAATCACTCCTCTTCCCCGGAAACGCGCTGAAAGAGGACGAATACTACTTCGGACGAAAGAAAGCGAAGTGCGACGACAGCCGGTCGAACGAGCGGCTTCGGTTGGACCGTAAGCGCACGGAACGCCGAACCCACTTCTTGCACA belongs to Natronorubrum aibiense and includes:
- a CDS encoding amidohydrolase family protein → MSGQQTTHSTASDQTSPTLIDCDIHQKWADPQELVEYLPKQYRDRGVQAPDILYDNVAEFSRRDAVPDDGGPAGSSVEKMKTHHLEEFGVDYAILTGNSYLNLTALPNRDYAAELAIANNKWVIDNWLSEGGPFVGSLLAAPQKPNRMAEMIRELGDHPRVVQVVMPMASQLPYGHEHYWPMYEAAEEMGLPIAMHPYTEGHGVTRPPTGAGHPNTYFEWHTLLGTYAMGQLVSLVAEGVLAKFPDLSFVVIEGGLSWVPHFLWRMDKNWKALRAQVPYLQKPPSEYIRDQVRFTTQPIEEPNNPEHLLQILEMMHAKDTVMFASDYPHWDTDSPLYALPPMPDELEQAVMAGNAQELYGLPDDPESLPTDRT
- a CDS encoding RNA-guided endonuclease InsQ/TnpB family protein, which produces MRTHRTFEASITNPRQVSDDLDQLGRAASKLWNVGRYYAQEQWDETGEIPDDGELKSELKGHERYTDLHSQSSQRVLEELAEAFNGWFAKRRNGDSRARPPGYRKRGDSHPRSTVSFKAAGFKQDAQFNRVRLSKGRNLKEHRSDFVLCEYELRPDVDLSEWDIQQVRAVHKYDEWRLHFICRKSIDPEPPGDETAGIDLGISNVAALSFGGESLLFPGNALKEDEYYFGRKKAKCDDSRSNERLRLDRKRTERRTHFLHTLSKHIVSECVERGVGTIVIGDLGGIRDDENGESRNWGKHGNLDLHGWAFDRLTSILEYKAEAEGIDVTVESERDTSKTCSACGTKDGNQRVERGLYVCEECDTVANADVNGAENIRRKVTPSPSEDRSNGWLAQPSVHLFDRNEGRFAPREQVVDCKP
- a CDS encoding MmgE/PrpD family protein; its protein translation is MSTYQAAEFVQSATLTDTPEEVTEQVRTRVLDTLAAITAGYRQEGVDIAREYATTHCNGQSSLPRASLLDGSNTTIAAEGAALANGVAANALDIDDGHREVKGHPAAVVVPPALAAAEAVDASIGEFLDAVFIGYELAVRTGLAIHATDDVYTGTGSWGALGAAAAVSRLLDLKQEQTAHALSVAEYHAPRTPIMRGVENPAMTKDGVGWSAHTGYVAAQLAAAGFTGSKTIFDVSDALETLGDRFHVTRGYLKPYPCCRWAQPGVEAVLTLTDEQSIPPEHVETIRVSTFEEATHLRTRTPASPEEAQYSYPYPVAAALVRGQFTQTEHTTAVRTDPEVLALTERVDLVVDDDIDARFPSECLARVDIETPSKTYSSPVTRARGSRESPLSKTAQLQKARRLVVPTLSSTVVSDSVEQLTDPSVPVSRLTTLW
- a CDS encoding Rieske (2Fe-2S) protein codes for the protein MNNRFEICSTDELPPGDRTIVELNGHSIGVFNVDGEYYALKNDCPHQRAPLCQGKVTGTTSATEPGCVKWEDDGHILRCPWHGWEFDIETGESVFNPHKVRARSFETEVEPSRDDASSVDTDGGCDCGAAIEGDEPPVDTYTVDVEDQQVVVYL